A window of Streptomyces sp. NBC_01241 genomic DNA:
TCATCCAGGTCAATGGTGAGTTGAAGCTGGTCGCGCTGGGCAGACGCCTGGACAGCGGCGCCTCCCAGACGTTCGCCGCCGGCGCCCCCTGGGAAGAACTGCTGCCCCGCGGTGAATGGGTCCACCTGGCCGCGACGTTCGACTTCCGCGACGGCACACTCGCCCTCTACCGCGACGGCAAGCCCCTGGACGGCTTCTACGTCACGCCGGGCGACCCCTGGGAACTCGCCACCACGCCCGCGCCCCACCGCGCCTCGCCCACCGATCCCCGCGGCATCAAGATCGGCGGCAGCTTCCCCCAGAACACCCGGGAGAGCAACGCCTGCGACTGCCGCATGGACGACCTCCTGTTCCTGGACCGCCCGGTGCCGGCCGGAGCGGTGGCGGCGGAGTACCAGCGCATGACGCGGGGCCACTGACCCTTCTCGCCCCCGGATCGTCTTTCCCTTACTTATCACGCCAGCCCGAAGGGACCCGCATGGAGTCACGACGTACATACCGAAGGCACTGGGCGGCCGTGGCCGTCAGCGCGGCCCTCGCCCTGGGCGGTCTCGCCGCGCCTTCCCATGCCGACGAGCCCGCCGCGGCGACAGCCGCCCTGACCGACCCCATTCCGCAGAAGCCCGTCCAGTCCAGGACGGGGCTCGTCCTGCAGGAGTTCGCACAGTTCCCCAAGTCGGAACCGGTGCCGGAGCCGACGGATCCGCGCCTGATGCGCCACGCCCGGATCAATACCATCAATGAACTCCCCGACGGCTCCGGCCGGATGGCGACTCCCGACCTCAACGGCACCCTGTACCTCACCGACCCCGGCACCGCGACGCGCACTTCCGGAGGCACCCCGCACCCGTACCTGGACGTCAAGGCTGCATTCCCGCACTTCTTCTCGGGCCGCGGCCTCGGCCAGGGCTTCGGTTACGCCGCATTCCACCCGGAGTTCGGAACGAACGGGCGCTTCTACACCATCCACACCGAGCTCGCCTCGCAGGTCACCGAGACCCCCGACTACCGGCAGGCCGGCACCCTTACCTATCACGGCATCATCACCGAGTGGACCGCAGACGACCCCTCCGCGGCCGTCTTCCACGGCACCCATCGCGAGGTGCTGCGTATCGGCTTCACCGGCCAGGTCCACGGCATTCAGCAGATCGACTTCAACCCGACGGCAAAGCCTCACGACGAGGACTACGGCCTCCTCTACCTCGCGGTGGGCGACGGAGGCCAAGGCGTCGGCAACAGCGAACCGCAGAATCTGACGCTCCCGCACGGCAAACTTCTGCGGATCGACCCCGCGGGCCGTGACAGCGGCAACGGCCGGTACGGCATCCCCGCGTCCAACCCGTTCGTCGGTGAGCCCGGTGCGCTCGGTGAGATCTACGCCATTGGCATGCGGGACCCGCACCGCTTCAGCTGGGACGAGGGCGGCAGCCACCGTATGTATCTCGGCCACATAGGCGAGCACGCCATCGAGTCGGTGTACGAGGTCAAGGCCGGGGACAACTTCGGCTGGAGCGAGCGCGAGGGCGCCTTCGCATTCGACAAGAAGACCACAGACCCGTGTGCCCGCATCCTTCCCCTTCCGGCCGACGACGCCCAGTACGGCTACACCTACCCGGTCGCCGCCTACGACCACGACCCGGGACCCGGCTGGAACTGCCAGACCGATGTGGGCCGCGCCATTGCCGGAGGCTTCGTCTACCGCGGCAAGGACGCGCCGGCGCTGCGTGGAAAGTACATTTTCGGTGACCTCGTGGACGGCCGG
This region includes:
- a CDS encoding PQQ-dependent sugar dehydrogenase produces the protein MESRRTYRRHWAAVAVSAALALGGLAAPSHADEPAAATAALTDPIPQKPVQSRTGLVLQEFAQFPKSEPVPEPTDPRLMRHARINTINELPDGSGRMATPDLNGTLYLTDPGTATRTSGGTPHPYLDVKAAFPHFFSGRGLGQGFGYAAFHPEFGTNGRFYTIHTELASQVTETPDYRQAGTLTYHGIITEWTADDPSAAVFHGTHREVLRIGFTGQVHGIQQIDFNPTAKPHDEDYGLLYLAVGDGGQGVGNSEPQNLTLPHGKLLRIDPAGRDSGNGRYGIPASNPFVGEPGALGEIYAIGMRDPHRFSWDEGGSHRMYLGHIGEHAIESVYEVKAGDNFGWSEREGAFAFDKKTTDPCARILPLPADDAQYGYTYPVAAYDHDPGPGWNCQTDVGRAIAGGFVYRGKDAPALRGKYIFGDLVDGRILAANTRDMHRGADLAPLEQLMLFDKSAGKTVTMRDLAGDQRVDLRFGSDRSGGLYIVSKANGKVWKVTGTRTFADCEIGNTPTTHTTGPDNWAPVTPAKWAYTERETILAEPGVSRPGPRRPFEYAVLTAGPRYSSVTIEAEVRIDTPVEITNRDVILIWDYQSDTRFQYAHLSSDNTIYPHNGLFTVNDADRLRIDDQWNGTYGAPPAIKDDGWHKVRLTHCADTGETAVYLDGSHNPLITATDPVFASGRVGFGSFDNEGRVRHLKVTGTQASD